A genome region from Arachis duranensis cultivar V14167 chromosome 6, aradu.V14167.gnm2.J7QH, whole genome shotgun sequence includes the following:
- the LOC107495346 gene encoding protein WHAT'S THIS FACTOR 9, mitochondrial isoform X2 — MALPSKLPRQFILVRTFVNAKVKWVRDLYLDNAILKEKDLKQVVSFKNEIVSSTSKSLSLYNASLLKDPLNLSMTTTKFIDKYHCIFMQFQPDRGFPPHVKLTPHALCLHKEEMDIHNCPINRVDIVHRIARLLMLAGMGKLPLYVIDKLKWDLGLPHDYVKTLLADYPDYFDVCNIEDPSSGKEMLALELVSWRKELSVSDLEKRAMSLDYCGDKRRHDISFPMFYPKGFDLEKRVKSWVENWQKLPYISPYEDAFHLDLSSDLAEKWIVAILHELLCLLVSKKTERGNLLCYGECLGLDSRFKKALVHHPGIFYISNKIRTQTVVLREAYRKDVLIRKHPLMGMRFRYIHLMTKTQKHHRQVELKDNSQIEA; from the coding sequence ATGGCTCTCCCCTCCAAACTTCCTCGTCAGTTCATCCTCGTTAGGACTTTTGTGAATGCAAAGGTCAAATGGGTTCGGGACTTGTATCTTGATAATGCAATCCTTAAAGAGAAAGATCTTAAACAGGTCGTTTCCTTCAAGAATGAAATAGTTTCATCTACTTCCAAATCCCTCTCCTTATACAATGCTTCTCTGTTGAAAGATCCCCTTAACCTTTCCATGACAACCACCAAATTTATAGACAAGTATCATTGTATTTTCATGCAATTCCAACCAGATCGTGGCTTCCCTCCACATGTTAAGCTCACACCTCATGCTTTATGCCTACACAAAGAAGAAATGGATATCCACAATTGTCCCATTAACCGTGTAGACATTGTTCATAGGATTGCAAGGCTTCTGATGCTTGCTGGTATGGGAAAATTGCCACTTTATGTAATTGATAAGCTAAAATGGGATTTGGGTCTTCCTCATGATTATGTTAAGACTCTTTTGGCCGATTACCCTGATTATTTTGATGTTTGTAACATCGAAGATCCATCATCCGGAAAAGAAATGCTTGCTTTAGAGCTTGTTTCTTGGAGAAAAGAGCTCTCTGTCTCCGACTTGGAGAAGAGGGCAATGAGCTTGGACTATTGTGGAGacaaaagaagacatgatattTCATTTCCCATGTTTTATCCAAAAGGTTTTGATCTTGAAAAGAGAGTGAAGAGttgggttgagaattggcaAAAATTACCTTATATTTCCCCATATGAAGATGCATTTCATCTTGATCTAAGTAGTGACCTGGCAGAGAAGTGGATAGTGGCAATTTTGCATGAGTTGCTCTGTCTTCTAGTGTCAAAGAAGACAGAGCGAGGGAACTTACTTTGTTATGGAGAGTGTTTGGGGTTGGACTCAAGATTTAAGAAGGCTTTGGTTCATCACCCTGGCATATTTTACATTTCCAATAAGATTAGGACTCAGACAGTTGTGCTTAGGGAAGCTTATAGAAAGGATGTCTTGATTAGAAAGCATCCATTAATGGGTATGAGATTTAGGTACATTCACCTCATGACTAAGACTCAGAAACATCATAGACAAGTTGAGTTGAAGGATAATTCACAGATTGAAGCTTAG
- the LOC107495346 gene encoding uncharacterized protein LOC107495346 isoform X3: protein MKRMRGWHRFLFGLPLILLLTHLFSGTKALNRTHGSNGRSALEDSVAFVTVFTIYNSSVNTADDKAIKTVVGSASYNKVERSMAVLNAFINFIKVAMPRSNVIILTDPKSDFSVQRSQVTLYPIQGEYSRDKLMLQRIRSYIAFLDSRHKMLSQRPGNITHYIFTDSDMAVVDDLGQIFHDHPNFDLALTFRNNKGQPINSGFIAVRGTPDAILRAKLFLQDVLRVYRTEYMKASRMLGDQLALALVVKSKPQFDANRFSKTVAFTEDIRGTKVLFLPCAMYNWTPPEGAGQFRGMPLDVKVVHFKGSRKRLMLESWNFYSSSLDIPDMLCLILASGRTKYDF from the exons ATGAAAAGGATGAGGGGATGGCACCGTTTTCTTTTTGGTCTTCCTCTAATTTTATTGCTTACTCATCTATTTTCTG GAACAAAGGCTCTTAACAGAACACATGGTTCTAACGGAAGATCAGCTTTGGAGGATAGTGTTGCATTTGTCACTGTTTTTACAATTTATAATTCCTCAGTCAATACTGCAGATGATAAAGCAATAAAAACAGTAGTTGGCAGTGCTTCATATAATAAGGTTGAGAGGTCAATGGCCGTGCTGAATGCCTTCATTAACTTCATTAAG GTGGCAATGCCCCGGAGCAATGTGATTATTCTCACCGATCCAAAGTCTGACTTCTCAGTACAGAGAAGCCAAGTTACCCTTTATCCTATACAAGGTGAATATTCACGAGACAAATTGATGCTCCAAAGGATCAGGTCTTATATT GCCTTTTTGGATTCACGGCATAAGATGCTTTCTCAGAGGCCAGGGAATATCACTCACTACATCTTCACCGATTCTGATATGGCAGTGGTTGATGATTTAGGGCAGATTTTTCATGACCATCCGAATTTTGACTTGGCTCTAACATTTAGGAACAACAAGGGACAACCGATAAATTCAGGATTCATTGCAGTCAGGGGTACTCCTGATGCAATTTTAAG GGCAAAGCTTTTTCTACAAGATGTTTTGAGAGTTTACCGCACGGAATACATGAAAGCTTCACGGATGCTTGGAGATCAGTTGGCGCTTGCTTTGGTTGTGAAGTCCAAACCTCAATTTGATGCCAACAGGTTTTCCAAAACTGTTGCTTTCACCGAAGACATTCGCGGTACTAAAGTATTGTTCTTACCGTGTGCCATGTACAATTGGACTCCGCCAGAGGGTGCTGGACAGTTTCGTGGCATGCCATTGGACGTCAAG GTTGTTCATTTTAAAGGATCAAGAAAACGATTAATGCTCGAGTCTTGGAATTTTTATTCCTCTTCTCTTGATATCCCAGATATGTTGTGCCTCATTTTAGCAAGCGGAAGAACAAAATACGATTTTTGA
- the LOC107495346 gene encoding uncharacterized protein LOC107495346 isoform X1 has product MKRMRGWHRFLFGLPLILLLTHLFSVKELQQSSQTMEPPEKLNKKFDHLVLGPAAGQGLSNRLQCQGTKALNRTHGSNGRSALEDSVAFVTVFTIYNSSVNTADDKAIKTVVGSASYNKVERSMAVLNAFINFIKVAMPRSNVIILTDPKSDFSVQRSQVTLYPIQGEYSRDKLMLQRIRSYIAFLDSRHKMLSQRPGNITHYIFTDSDMAVVDDLGQIFHDHPNFDLALTFRNNKGQPINSGFIAVRGTPDAILRAKLFLQDVLRVYRTEYMKASRMLGDQLALALVVKSKPQFDANRFSKTVAFTEDIRGTKVLFLPCAMYNWTPPEGAGQFRGMPLDVKVVHFKGSRKRLMLESWNFYSSSLDIPDMLCLILASGRTKYDF; this is encoded by the exons ATGAAAAGGATGAGGGGATGGCACCGTTTTCTTTTTGGTCTTCCTCTAATTTTATTGCTTACTCATCTATTTTCTG TGAAGGAGTTGCAGCAGAGTTCACAAACTATGGAACCTCCCGagaaacttaataaaaaatttgatcatCTGGTTCTTGGTCCTGCGGCTGGACAAGGCTTATCTAATCGATTGCAATGCCAAG GAACAAAGGCTCTTAACAGAACACATGGTTCTAACGGAAGATCAGCTTTGGAGGATAGTGTTGCATTTGTCACTGTTTTTACAATTTATAATTCCTCAGTCAATACTGCAGATGATAAAGCAATAAAAACAGTAGTTGGCAGTGCTTCATATAATAAGGTTGAGAGGTCAATGGCCGTGCTGAATGCCTTCATTAACTTCATTAAG GTGGCAATGCCCCGGAGCAATGTGATTATTCTCACCGATCCAAAGTCTGACTTCTCAGTACAGAGAAGCCAAGTTACCCTTTATCCTATACAAGGTGAATATTCACGAGACAAATTGATGCTCCAAAGGATCAGGTCTTATATT GCCTTTTTGGATTCACGGCATAAGATGCTTTCTCAGAGGCCAGGGAATATCACTCACTACATCTTCACCGATTCTGATATGGCAGTGGTTGATGATTTAGGGCAGATTTTTCATGACCATCCGAATTTTGACTTGGCTCTAACATTTAGGAACAACAAGGGACAACCGATAAATTCAGGATTCATTGCAGTCAGGGGTACTCCTGATGCAATTTTAAG GGCAAAGCTTTTTCTACAAGATGTTTTGAGAGTTTACCGCACGGAATACATGAAAGCTTCACGGATGCTTGGAGATCAGTTGGCGCTTGCTTTGGTTGTGAAGTCCAAACCTCAATTTGATGCCAACAGGTTTTCCAAAACTGTTGCTTTCACCGAAGACATTCGCGGTACTAAAGTATTGTTCTTACCGTGTGCCATGTACAATTGGACTCCGCCAGAGGGTGCTGGACAGTTTCGTGGCATGCCATTGGACGTCAAG GTTGTTCATTTTAAAGGATCAAGAAAACGATTAATGCTCGAGTCTTGGAATTTTTATTCCTCTTCTCTTGATATCCCAGATATGTTGTGCCTCATTTTAGCAAGCGGAAGAACAAAATACGATTTTTGA
- the LOC107495346 gene encoding uncharacterized protein LOC107495346 isoform X5 — protein sequence MKRMRGWHRFLFGLPLILLLTHLFSVKELQQSSQTMEPPEKLNKKFDHLVLGPAAGQGLSNRLQCQGTKALNRTHGSNGRSALEDSVAFVTVFTIYNSSVNTADDKAIKTVVGSASYNKVERSMAVLNAFINFIKVAMPRSNVIILTDPKSDFSVQRSQVTLYPIQGLFGFTA from the exons ATGAAAAGGATGAGGGGATGGCACCGTTTTCTTTTTGGTCTTCCTCTAATTTTATTGCTTACTCATCTATTTTCTG TGAAGGAGTTGCAGCAGAGTTCACAAACTATGGAACCTCCCGagaaacttaataaaaaatttgatcatCTGGTTCTTGGTCCTGCGGCTGGACAAGGCTTATCTAATCGATTGCAATGCCAAG GAACAAAGGCTCTTAACAGAACACATGGTTCTAACGGAAGATCAGCTTTGGAGGATAGTGTTGCATTTGTCACTGTTTTTACAATTTATAATTCCTCAGTCAATACTGCAGATGATAAAGCAATAAAAACAGTAGTTGGCAGTGCTTCATATAATAAGGTTGAGAGGTCAATGGCCGTGCTGAATGCCTTCATTAACTTCATTAAG GTGGCAATGCCCCGGAGCAATGTGATTATTCTCACCGATCCAAAGTCTGACTTCTCAGTACAGAGAAGCCAAGTTACCCTTTATCCTATACAAG GCCTTTTTGGATTCACGGCATAA
- the LOC107495346 gene encoding uncharacterized protein LOC107495346 isoform X4 — MLSQRPGNITHYIFTDSDMAVVDDLGQIFHDHPNFDLALTFRNNKGQPINSGFIAVRGTPDAILRAKLFLQDVLRVYRTEYMKASRMLGDQLALALVVKSKPQFDANRFSKTVAFTEDIRGTKVLFLPCAMYNWTPPEGAGQFRGMPLDVKVVHFKGSRKRLMLESWNFYSSSLDIPDMLCLILASGRTKYDF; from the exons ATGCTTTCTCAGAGGCCAGGGAATATCACTCACTACATCTTCACCGATTCTGATATGGCAGTGGTTGATGATTTAGGGCAGATTTTTCATGACCATCCGAATTTTGACTTGGCTCTAACATTTAGGAACAACAAGGGACAACCGATAAATTCAGGATTCATTGCAGTCAGGGGTACTCCTGATGCAATTTTAAG GGCAAAGCTTTTTCTACAAGATGTTTTGAGAGTTTACCGCACGGAATACATGAAAGCTTCACGGATGCTTGGAGATCAGTTGGCGCTTGCTTTGGTTGTGAAGTCCAAACCTCAATTTGATGCCAACAGGTTTTCCAAAACTGTTGCTTTCACCGAAGACATTCGCGGTACTAAAGTATTGTTCTTACCGTGTGCCATGTACAATTGGACTCCGCCAGAGGGTGCTGGACAGTTTCGTGGCATGCCATTGGACGTCAAG GTTGTTCATTTTAAAGGATCAAGAAAACGATTAATGCTCGAGTCTTGGAATTTTTATTCCTCTTCTCTTGATATCCCAGATATGTTGTGCCTCATTTTAGCAAGCGGAAGAACAAAATACGATTTTTGA